In Neisseria brasiliensis, the following proteins share a genomic window:
- a CDS encoding pyridoxal phosphate-dependent aminotransferase: protein MDRFPKSAKLDHVCYDIRGPVHKEALRLEEEGHKILKLNIGNPAPFGFEAPDEILVDVIRNLPTSQGYCDSKGLYSARKAIVHYYQTKGLRDITVNDVFIGNGVSELITMSMQALLNDGDEILIPAPDYPLWTAAATLAGGNVRHYLCDEEKDWFPDLADMEAKISPKTKAIVVINPNNPTGAVYSKEILLEIAELARKHGLIIFADEIYDKILYDGAVHHHIAALAPDLLTVTFNGLSKAYRVAGFRQGWMVLNGPKQHAQGYIEGLEMLASMRLCATTPMQHAIQTALGGYQSINEFILPGGRLLEQRNKAYELVNQIPGITCVKPMGAMYMFPKIDTEMYNIHDDMKFVYDLLVQEKVLFVQGSGFNWIKPDHFRIVTLPYVHQIEEAMAKLERFLKNYRQ, encoded by the coding sequence ATGGATCGCTTTCCCAAATCTGCAAAACTCGATCATGTCTGCTACGACATCCGCGGCCCGGTACACAAAGAAGCCCTGCGCCTGGAAGAAGAAGGCCATAAAATTTTGAAGCTGAATATCGGCAACCCTGCGCCTTTCGGCTTTGAAGCGCCGGATGAAATTTTGGTTGACGTTATCCGCAATCTGCCGACCTCACAAGGCTATTGCGATTCTAAGGGTTTGTATTCCGCGCGTAAGGCCATCGTGCATTACTACCAAACTAAAGGTTTGCGCGACATTACCGTGAATGATGTGTTTATTGGCAACGGCGTATCCGAGCTGATCACCATGTCTATGCAGGCATTGTTGAACGACGGCGATGAAATCCTGATTCCGGCGCCGGATTATCCTTTGTGGACGGCCGCTGCCACGCTGGCAGGTGGTAATGTGCGCCATTATTTGTGCGACGAAGAAAAAGACTGGTTTCCGGATTTGGCTGATATGGAAGCCAAAATCTCGCCGAAAACCAAAGCGATTGTGGTGATTAATCCGAATAACCCGACCGGCGCGGTGTACAGCAAAGAAATACTGCTGGAAATCGCCGAATTGGCACGCAAACACGGCCTGATTATTTTTGCCGATGAAATCTACGACAAGATTTTGTATGATGGTGCCGTGCATCACCATATCGCTGCCCTCGCCCCTGATTTGCTGACCGTTACCTTTAACGGCTTGTCAAAAGCCTACCGTGTGGCCGGTTTCCGTCAAGGCTGGATGGTACTCAATGGTCCGAAACAACACGCGCAAGGTTATATCGAAGGCTTGGAAATGCTCGCCTCTATGCGCTTGTGTGCCACTACACCTATGCAACACGCGATTCAGACGGCCTTAGGCGGCTATCAAAGCATCAACGAATTTATCTTACCGGGTGGCCGCTTGCTAGAGCAACGCAACAAAGCTTACGAACTGGTGAACCAAATCCCCGGCATCACCTGCGTGAAGCCGATGGGTGCGATGTATATGTTCCCGAAAATTGACACGGAAATGTACAATATCCATGACGACATGAAATTCGTTTACGATTTGCTGGTGCAGGAAAAAGTATTGTTCGTGCAAGGTTCCGGCTTCAACTGGATTAAGCCCGACCACTTCCGCATCGTCACCTTGCCTTATGTGCATCAAATTGAAGAAGCAATGGCGAAATTGGAACGTTTCTTGAAAAATTATCGTCAATAG
- a CDS encoding ParA family protein, whose translation MSAPVILAATSTKGGVGKTTLLANISAVLADIGLRVLMVDADVQPSLSKFYPLNYRAPNGIVELLLGDNSDTNVRSTVSNTIFPNLDIIISNNISADIQTKIANRADRAFLLKAKFQNPFFQNNYDVILIDTQGAVGALQDAASFAASCLITPIMPEILSAREFVTGTQEALSRLAQGEVMGLGTPQLRAVIYAQDRSKDAKLIAQEIREFFSASLDDRKKLLQTTVPEAKSYKEAATLRIPVHCHEQEHPGKLMPAYEVMHNIVYEIFPGIQERQLRGSCFNNMTTLLPEEKSEGVLS comes from the coding sequence ATGTCTGCACCCGTAATTTTAGCTGCCACCTCAACCAAAGGCGGGGTCGGTAAAACCACCTTGCTGGCCAATATCTCCGCCGTTCTCGCCGATATCGGACTGCGCGTTCTCATGGTTGATGCCGATGTCCAACCATCACTTTCCAAATTTTACCCGCTCAACTACCGTGCACCTAACGGCATCGTGGAATTGCTGCTTGGCGACAATTCTGATACCAATGTACGCTCAACAGTGTCCAATACGATTTTCCCAAATCTGGATATCATTATTTCCAACAATATCTCGGCCGATATCCAAACCAAAATCGCCAATCGTGCCGACCGTGCTTTCTTGCTGAAAGCCAAATTCCAAAATCCTTTTTTTCAAAATAATTACGATGTCATCTTAATCGATACACAAGGTGCAGTCGGAGCCTTGCAGGATGCGGCTTCGTTTGCCGCCAGTTGTCTGATTACTCCCATCATGCCTGAAATCCTCAGTGCCCGTGAGTTCGTCACCGGTACTCAGGAAGCTTTGTCACGACTGGCTCAAGGTGAAGTGATGGGACTTGGAACCCCACAGCTGCGTGCTGTTATCTACGCTCAAGACCGCAGCAAAGATGCAAAACTGATTGCCCAAGAAATCCGCGAATTTTTCAGTGCGTCACTCGATGACCGTAAAAAGCTGCTTCAAACTACCGTTCCAGAAGCAAAATCGTATAAAGAAGCGGCAACGTTGCGCATCCCTGTACATTGCCATGAGCAGGAACACCCAGGCAAGCTGATGCCTGCCTATGAGGTGATGCACAATATTGTTTACGAGATTTTCCCGGGCATCCAAGAACGTCAACTGCGCGGAAGCTGTTTCAACAACATGACCACCCTGCTGCCTGAGGAAAAATCTGAGGGAGTGTTGTCATGA
- a CDS encoding multifunctional CCA addition/repair protein, whose amino-acid sequence MQIYLVGGAVRDHLLGLEVKDRDWVVVGADAFTMLAQGFQPVGKDFPVFLHPDSHEEYALARTERKTAKGYAGFAFHADKDVTLEQDLMRRDLTINAMAQDSDGLIIDPFGGQQDLSDGILRHVSPAFAEDPVRILRIARFAARYGFVVADETMQLMRQMVVDGEVDALVAERVWQELAKGLMEQNPAKMIEVLRECGTLAVLLPEVEALFGVPQRADFHPEIDSGIHTLMVLQKAAEMGLSLPERYAALLHDLGKAKTPSDILPKHHGHDLAGVRLVREVNERLRAPRACAELAELVCRWHIIFHQVAQLKPATVLNTLKKTDAFRRPERFQTALNVCVADQRGRLNFEDAEYPQREYWLNLLQAANEIDAGNIAAQCTQNQQQHLIAQRIDEARLEKIKPIQEAFRAQHH is encoded by the coding sequence ATGCAGATTTATTTAGTCGGCGGTGCTGTCCGCGATCATTTATTGGGCTTAGAAGTCAAAGACCGCGACTGGGTGGTGGTCGGTGCCGATGCGTTTACCATGCTGGCGCAAGGTTTTCAGCCGGTGGGTAAGGATTTTCCGGTGTTCCTGCATCCCGACAGCCACGAAGAATACGCCCTCGCCCGCACCGAGCGCAAAACGGCCAAAGGTTATGCCGGTTTTGCGTTTCATGCTGATAAAGATGTGACGCTGGAACAAGATTTGATGCGCCGCGATTTAACCATCAATGCCATGGCGCAAGATTCAGACGGCCTGATTATCGACCCGTTCGGCGGGCAGCAAGATCTTTCAGACGGCATTTTGCGCCATGTTTCCCCTGCTTTTGCCGAAGATCCGGTCAGGATTCTGCGCATTGCCCGTTTTGCCGCGCGATATGGCTTTGTAGTGGCTGATGAAACCATGCAGCTGATGCGGCAAATGGTGGTCGATGGCGAAGTCGATGCGCTGGTGGCGGAACGGGTTTGGCAGGAATTGGCCAAAGGCTTGATGGAGCAAAATCCGGCGAAAATGATTGAAGTTTTGCGCGAATGCGGTACGCTGGCGGTGTTACTGCCCGAAGTAGAAGCTTTGTTCGGTGTGCCGCAGCGGGCGGATTTCCATCCCGAAATCGACAGCGGCATCCACACGCTAATGGTGTTGCAAAAAGCTGCTGAAATGGGCTTAAGTTTGCCGGAACGCTATGCCGCACTACTGCACGATTTGGGCAAAGCCAAAACGCCGTCTGACATTCTGCCCAAGCATCACGGCCATGACTTGGCCGGTGTGCGTTTGGTGCGAGAAGTGAACGAGCGTTTGCGTGCGCCGCGTGCGTGTGCCGAATTGGCCGAGTTGGTTTGTCGCTGGCACATTATTTTTCATCAAGTGGCGCAGCTCAAACCGGCTACTGTATTGAATACCTTAAAGAAAACCGATGCCTTCAGACGGCCTGAACGATTTCAGACGGCCTTGAATGTATGCGTGGCCGACCAACGAGGCCGTCTGAATTTTGAAGATGCCGAATATCCGCAGCGTGAATATTGGTTGAATTTATTACAAGCGGCCAATGAAATCGATGCCGGTAACATTGCCGCCCAGTGCACTCAAAACCAGCAGCAACATTTAATTGCCCAACGCATAGACGAAGCGCGTTTGGAGAAAATCAAGCCGATTCAGGAAGCTTTTAGAGCGCAGCACCATTAA
- a CDS encoding MlaC/ttg2D family ABC transporter substrate-binding protein: MTRYLSALMLAAPMAIVAPYAAAATHPAQTQMQQNMDTVLKIAKSSASEAQKVKQIESYANRYLDYERISALAVGAPWRNFTPKQKTEFISAFKDMIINMYSHSALMGAADAKVKLLPKMTSNGNRHDVFSEIQTKSGTKYEVAYQLYQVGSVYKIYNIRVDGASLVTIYRNQFNELIQQKGIDGAIATVKAKGLKKQ, encoded by the coding sequence ATGACCCGTTATTTATCTGCTTTGATGTTGGCCGCGCCGATGGCAATTGTGGCTCCTTATGCTGCCGCTGCGACGCATCCTGCGCAAACGCAAATGCAGCAAAATATGGATACTGTGTTGAAGATTGCCAAAAGTTCGGCAAGTGAAGCGCAAAAAGTGAAGCAAATCGAAAGCTATGCCAACCGCTATCTGGATTATGAGCGCATTTCTGCTTTGGCTGTGGGCGCACCGTGGCGCAATTTTACCCCTAAGCAAAAAACTGAATTCATCAGCGCATTCAAAGACATGATTATCAACATGTATTCGCACTCTGCTTTAATGGGTGCGGCGGATGCTAAAGTGAAATTGTTGCCGAAAATGACTTCCAATGGCAACCGACACGATGTTTTCTCTGAAATCCAAACCAAAAGCGGTACCAAATACGAAGTGGCTTACCAGCTTTATCAAGTCGGCTCGGTATATAAAATCTACAATATCCGCGTAGATGGTGCCAGCTTGGTAACAATTTACCGAAATCAATTCAATGAGTTAATCCAACAAAAAGGCATTGACGGTGCGATTGCGACCGTGAAAGCCAAGGGCTTGAAAAAGCAGTAA
- a CDS encoding STY4526/YPO1902 family pathogenicity island replication protein, whose translation MMTKNKPFVYRMVSTDNLHTFLALSKLAAAPHSKNEASYNAIALREHKETLAKLRQMDTKQLEKLAKHSIGVVSYLIDLDCLQNNLNVFEKNVQQYEEELQRVRWLVTRKASNQMIVDLCPLVTVEEIKKVRLDLGIPVSRGRLKMPDTGTRLQILKAWQNSQSEKNLYLRYQSLSAEFLNLDLGQLYTVITDDKYFGG comes from the coding sequence ATGATGACGAAGAACAAGCCTTTTGTTTACCGCATGGTCAGTACCGACAATCTCCATACTTTCTTGGCTTTGAGCAAGCTGGCTGCAGCGCCGCATTCAAAAAATGAGGCCTCATACAATGCGATTGCGCTGCGAGAGCATAAAGAGACTTTGGCCAAGCTGCGTCAAATGGACACCAAGCAATTGGAAAAATTAGCCAAACATTCCATTGGTGTCGTGAGCTACCTGATTGATCTGGACTGTCTGCAGAACAATCTGAACGTATTTGAAAAAAATGTTCAGCAGTATGAAGAAGAGCTTCAACGTGTCCGCTGGCTTGTAACCCGCAAAGCCAGTAATCAGATGATTGTGGATTTGTGCCCACTGGTTACCGTGGAAGAAATTAAAAAGGTCCGCCTTGACTTGGGAATACCTGTATCCCGAGGCCGTCTGAAAATGCCCGATACGGGTACTAGACTGCAAATTTTGAAAGCATGGCAAAACAGTCAGTCAGAGAAAAATCTTTATCTGCGCTACCAAAGCCTGTCTGCCGAATTTCTGAATTTGGATTTGGGTCAACTGTATACAGTAATTACAGACGATAAGTATTTTGGAGGATAA
- the ruvB gene encoding Holliday junction branch migration DNA helicase RuvB — protein MLQTDNLTAQQPQRIIAAQSISAQEELLERALRPKTLADYIGQAKAKEQLAIFIEAAKKRGEALDHTLLFGPPGLGKTTLAHIITKELGVNLRQTSGPVLERAGDLAALLTNLEPHDVLFIDEIHRLSPVVEEILYPALEDYQLDIMIGEGPAARSVKIDLPPFTLIGATTRAGMLTNPLRDRFGIVSRLEFYENNDLATIVSRSAQLLSLNMGDEGAMEVAKRSRGTPRIANRLLRRVRDYAEVKNNGVIDADIADAALSMLDVDAKGLDVMDRKFLEAILHKFSGGPVGLENVAAAIGESTDTIEDVIEPYLIQQGFLQRTPRGRVATERTYLHFGLKGAE, from the coding sequence ATGTTGCAAACCGATAATCTTACCGCCCAGCAGCCGCAGCGCATTATTGCGGCACAATCGATTTCTGCCCAAGAAGAGCTTTTAGAACGCGCCTTACGCCCGAAAACACTGGCGGATTACATCGGCCAAGCCAAGGCTAAGGAACAATTAGCGATTTTTATTGAAGCAGCGAAAAAACGCGGCGAAGCGCTTGATCATACCTTATTGTTTGGCCCGCCGGGTTTGGGCAAGACCACCTTGGCGCATATTATTACTAAAGAATTGGGTGTCAACTTGCGCCAAACCAGCGGTCCGGTATTGGAACGCGCCGGTGACTTGGCAGCCCTGTTAACCAATCTTGAGCCGCATGATGTTCTTTTTATTGATGAAATTCATCGTTTGAGTCCGGTTGTCGAAGAAATTCTCTACCCTGCCCTTGAGGATTATCAGCTTGATATCATGATTGGCGAAGGCCCTGCGGCGCGTTCGGTAAAAATCGACTTGCCACCGTTTACGTTGATTGGCGCCACCACGCGCGCAGGTATGCTGACCAATCCGCTGCGTGACCGTTTCGGTATTGTTTCTCGCTTAGAATTCTATGAAAACAATGATTTAGCGACTATTGTCAGCCGTTCGGCGCAATTGTTGTCGTTGAACATGGGCGATGAAGGTGCGATGGAAGTGGCCAAACGCAGCCGTGGTACGCCGCGTATTGCCAACCGCCTGCTGCGCCGTGTGCGCGATTATGCCGAAGTGAAAAATAATGGTGTAATTGATGCCGATATTGCCGATGCCGCTTTGAGCATGCTAGATGTTGATGCCAAAGGCTTAGACGTGATGGACAGAAAATTTCTCGAAGCCATTTTGCACAAATTCAGCGGCGGCCCTGTGGGTTTGGAGAACGTCGCGGCGGCGATTGGCGAATCCACCGATACGATTGAAGATGTGATTGAGCCTTATTTGATTCAACAAGGCTTTTTACAGCGCACACCGCGTGGTCGTGTCGCTACCGAGCGCACTTACCTGCATTTTGGCTTGAAAGGTGCTGAATAA
- a CDS encoding ParB family protein encodes MSVNNKLNQGVAGLSLRIDTPAQTSMLLNDKPAMANGMFMQLPVAEIEFFDKNPRRQHDEASYAAIKESIRATGIQQPVHVTQRPGENHYVLAQGGNTRLKIMRELYQETGESRFRNIPCFYVAYTNETELQIAHLIENEQRAEMCFWDKACAYAEVRDIFQDESDKRLSLRELEVMFGAAGLVVSHKTLNLFFFASDSLQELGRYAYELSNPKVSEIKKLHTAMAVAAKKAGEADGFLATWSDILEQWHEQYTADTLDVTALLDFVSDRFKTVYGTAAFIDENETGSNDTQYSESGSNFLKNHPSSAKLNAEEIGAVQRQAAPATEGGTLVSNKTVPVSFTPTGAAQPEVDPPAGTAHAVEAETVEQITKTLHTAVKKWLNRVGLAECFKSNPAFPLGFYIEYPDFSAIANNPDVISPFIVDNLHTEAGNVFTYLWKLCGLDELMLNIDDADNPILALPDDSKVRIAYHDPDKWDEFLNFGIGDRPTLVNCVLHWQTHANHPFCPVLEEIHLLVRQVNAQGEA; translated from the coding sequence ATGAGCGTAAACAACAAATTGAACCAAGGTGTGGCCGGTTTGAGCCTCCGTATTGATACCCCGGCTCAGACAAGCATGCTCTTAAATGACAAACCGGCCATGGCTAACGGCATGTTCATGCAGCTGCCGGTGGCCGAAATCGAGTTTTTCGACAAAAACCCGCGCCGCCAACATGATGAGGCCAGCTACGCTGCCATCAAAGAATCCATCCGTGCCACCGGTATCCAACAGCCTGTACATGTGACCCAGCGTCCAGGAGAAAACCATTACGTTCTGGCTCAGGGGGGCAATACACGTTTGAAAATCATGCGTGAACTGTATCAAGAAACAGGAGAAAGTCGTTTTCGAAACATTCCCTGTTTCTACGTGGCCTATACAAACGAAACCGAGCTTCAGATTGCCCATCTGATTGAAAACGAACAGCGTGCAGAGATGTGCTTTTGGGATAAGGCCTGCGCCTATGCGGAGGTGCGCGATATTTTTCAGGATGAGAGCGATAAACGTCTGTCTCTGCGCGAATTAGAAGTAATGTTTGGTGCAGCAGGTTTGGTTGTTTCTCACAAAACCCTGAACCTGTTCTTCTTTGCCTCAGATTCTTTGCAGGAACTGGGACGTTATGCCTATGAACTGTCAAATCCGAAGGTATCTGAAATCAAAAAATTGCATACAGCCATGGCTGTTGCAGCCAAAAAGGCCGGTGAAGCCGACGGCTTTCTCGCAACATGGTCGGATATTCTGGAACAGTGGCACGAACAATACACAGCAGACACTTTGGATGTGACTGCCCTGCTCGACTTTGTCAGCGACCGTTTCAAAACAGTGTATGGCACAGCCGCCTTTATTGATGAAAATGAAACTGGCTCAAACGACACCCAATATTCGGAATCTGGTTCAAACTTCTTAAAAAATCATCCATCTTCTGCAAAATTAAACGCTGAAGAAATCGGTGCGGTGCAGCGCCAAGCTGCACCTGCCACCGAAGGTGGCACTCTTGTGTCCAACAAAACTGTGCCAGTGTCTTTCACGCCGACAGGCGCGGCGCAGCCGGAGGTCGACCCTCCGGCTGGGACGGCACATGCAGTAGAAGCTGAAACAGTCGAACAAATCACCAAAACCCTGCATACCGCAGTCAAAAAATGGCTGAACCGTGTCGGCTTGGCTGAATGTTTTAAAAGCAATCCCGCTTTCCCACTTGGCTTCTATATTGAATATCCGGATTTTTCAGCAATTGCCAATAATCCTGATGTCATTTCCCCTTTTATTGTCGATAACCTTCATACCGAGGCCGGCAATGTGTTTACCTATTTGTGGAAGCTGTGCGGATTAGATGAGCTGATGCTCAATATTGATGATGCGGACAACCCTATTCTGGCACTCCCCGATGATTCAAAAGTCCGTATTGCCTATCACGATCCGGATAAATGGGATGAATTTTTGAATTTCGGGATTGGTGACCGCCCCACTCTGGTTAACTGCGTCTTACACTGGCAAACCCATGCAAATCATCCATTCTGCCCTGTTTTAGAGGAAATTCATTTGCTCGTTCGTCAAGTCAACGCTCAAGGAGAGGCATGA
- a CDS encoding AcaB family transcriptional regulator, protein MELKQHHVIKPGSIHVHQEFHLKVGNKNSPFSNGYDMPRAAESLGNKVFEAVSEEDPQFTEWEVFKAHELLLKNYLGRNNKRKGNLVWGTYEILPSENDRFSKIGNLTSSSSDKFLLHTKQGVRMWEGNNNRRNGARWPGIKYGLSLSGELFSAAMADNPYAQYHLCSLEEQIQEINVYIHDAQDDVDKQIQELASSGLSISIVRNDDPVEVSLMNTRGYGFKLVKMLMDYDQFVCAVKTLTTKGMMSNKQGNDILYNGSRLMRRTLNYLYTVVMEIRSIRNIRRDSLFDDATRAKLKMATEQGALPHLPMSLWMYDKQPSLVYIQKKMKPDELQKLAAVLKEEGLAE, encoded by the coding sequence ATGGAATTAAAACAACATCACGTCATTAAACCTGGGAGTATCCATGTTCATCAGGAGTTTCATCTGAAGGTTGGTAACAAAAACTCTCCGTTCAGCAACGGTTACGATATGCCGCGTGCAGCAGAATCGCTTGGTAACAAGGTATTCGAGGCGGTTTCGGAAGAAGATCCACAGTTTACTGAGTGGGAGGTATTTAAGGCTCATGAATTGCTCTTGAAAAACTACCTAGGCAGAAATAATAAGCGCAAAGGTAATCTGGTTTGGGGTACCTACGAGATTTTGCCGTCTGAAAACGACCGCTTCAGTAAAATCGGAAATCTGACTTCCTCAAGCAGTGACAAATTTCTTCTGCATACCAAGCAAGGGGTTCGTATGTGGGAGGGAAACAATAACCGCCGAAATGGAGCGCGCTGGCCGGGTATCAAATACGGACTCAGTCTGAGTGGGGAGCTGTTCAGTGCGGCTATGGCAGACAATCCGTATGCTCAATATCACCTTTGTAGTCTTGAAGAACAGATTCAAGAAATCAATGTCTATATCCACGATGCTCAAGATGATGTAGATAAACAAATTCAGGAGCTGGCCTCTAGCGGTTTGAGTATTTCGATCGTCCGCAACGATGATCCGGTAGAAGTGAGCTTGATGAATACGAGAGGATATGGCTTTAAATTGGTTAAAATGCTGATGGACTATGACCAGTTTGTATGTGCGGTAAAAACCCTGACTACTAAGGGTATGATGTCCAATAAACAAGGTAACGATATTCTTTACAATGGTAGTCGCTTAATGAGACGCACTTTGAATTACCTGTACACGGTAGTCATGGAAATTCGATCGATTCGTAATATCCGAAGAGACAGTCTGTTTGATGATGCAACTCGTGCGAAGCTGAAAATGGCAACAGAGCAAGGTGCATTGCCCCATTTGCCAATGAGTCTGTGGATGTATGACAAACAACCGTCACTTGTATATATCCAGAAAAAAATGAAGCCGGATGAATTACAGAAGCTGGCGGCGGTGCTGAAGGAAGAGGGACTTGCCGAGTAA
- a CDS encoding DUF2130 domain-containing protein: MPEIKCPHCHTAFTVDEAGYADIANQVRTLEFQQELNERLAQSRRQFDTEIKLAENTLETAYQQKLAAKERELAELAAHLKSHEKDSQLAVAEAEGRLKAQLAERDQQIAALRLQAKSLEESKNIEKELEIHRAVAVKERELGELNARFLLQAKERELEKQALREQYQAELKQKDEAIAFYKDFKARQSTKMVGESLEQHCETEFNRIRTTAFPQAVFGKDNDATGGSKGDYIYRECDSDGNEIISIMFEMKNENETTATKKKNEHFFKELDKDRREKKCEYAVLVSLLEADNELYNGGIVDVSYAYPKMYVVRPQFFIPLISLLRNAALNTLKYKQEVAQMRAQNIDITNFEEDLNTFKTAFARNYELASRKFQTAIEEIDKTITHLQKTKEALLSSENNLRLANNKAEELSVKKLTRKNPTMKAAFEALGNDATK, from the coding sequence ATGCCCGAAATCAAATGCCCACATTGCCACACCGCTTTTACCGTAGATGAAGCCGGTTATGCCGACATTGCCAACCAAGTGCGCACGCTGGAATTTCAGCAGGAATTAAACGAGCGTTTAGCACAAAGCCGCCGCCAGTTCGACACCGAAATCAAGCTGGCGGAAAACACGCTGGAAACGGCTTATCAGCAAAAACTTGCCGCCAAAGAACGCGAATTGGCCGAATTGGCGGCGCATTTAAAAAGCCATGAAAAAGACAGCCAATTGGCCGTTGCCGAAGCGGAAGGCCGTCTGAAAGCGCAATTGGCCGAGCGCGATCAGCAAATTGCCGCGCTGCGTTTGCAGGCCAAATCGTTGGAAGAATCGAAAAACATTGAAAAAGAATTGGAAATCCACCGTGCCGTCGCGGTGAAAGAGCGTGAGTTGGGCGAACTCAATGCGCGGTTTTTATTACAGGCCAAAGAGCGCGAATTGGAAAAACAAGCCTTGCGTGAGCAATATCAAGCCGAATTGAAGCAAAAAGATGAAGCGATTGCGTTTTATAAAGATTTCAAAGCGCGCCAATCCACCAAAATGGTCGGCGAAAGTCTTGAGCAGCATTGCGAAACCGAGTTTAACCGCATCCGCACTACCGCTTTCCCGCAAGCCGTGTTCGGCAAGGATAACGACGCGACCGGCGGCAGCAAAGGCGACTATATCTACCGCGAATGCGATTCAGACGGCAATGAAATCATCTCGATTATGTTTGAGATGAAAAACGAAAACGAAACCACCGCCACCAAAAAGAAAAACGAGCATTTTTTCAAAGAGTTGGATAAAGACCGCCGCGAGAAAAAATGCGAATATGCCGTGTTGGTGTCACTTTTGGAAGCCGATAACGAGCTTTACAACGGCGGCATTGTCGATGTGTCGTACGCTTATCCGAAAATGTATGTCGTGCGGCCGCAATTTTTCATTCCTCTGATTTCATTGTTGCGTAATGCTGCGCTGAATACCTTGAAATACAAGCAGGAAGTCGCTCAAATGCGTGCGCAAAATATCGACATCACGAATTTTGAAGAAGATTTAAACACCTTCAAAACCGCGTTTGCCCGCAATTACGAATTGGCCAGCCGCAAGTTTCAGACGGCCATCGAAGAAATCGACAAAACCATCACTCATTTGCAAAAAACCAAAGAAGCGCTGCTCTCTTCGGAAAACAACTTGCGCTTAGCGAATAATAAGGCGGAAGAATTAAGCGTGAAGAAACTCACGCGCAAAAATCCGACTATGAAAGCGGCGTTTGAAGCGTTGGGTAACGACGCTACGAAATAA